In a genomic window of Brettanomyces nanus chromosome 1, complete sequence:
- the RPS7B gene encoding Protein component of the small (40S) ribosomal subunit (BUSCO:EOG093441RG) — MSSATSKILNLEPSELELQVAQALSDLEASSPDVKAELAPLKVKSAKEIEVTGNKKAIVIFVPVPLLAAYHKVQIRLTRELEKKFPDRHVVFLAERRIIPKPARNTRQSQKRPRSRTLTAVHEKILEDMVFPTEIIGKRVRFMVGGNKVAKVFLDSKDSSNVDYKLDTFQSIYQKLTGKQVVFEIPSKI; from the coding sequence ATGTCCAGCGCTACAAGTAAGATTTTGAACCTAGAACCATCGGAGTTGGAGTTACAGGTTGCTCAAGCCCTCAGTGACTTGGAGGCTAGCTCTCCCGATGTTAAGGCTGAATTGGCTCCTCTAAAGGTGAAGTCTGCCAAGGAGATCGAGGTTACCGGTAACAAGAAGGCCATTGTCATCTTTGTTCCAGTCCCATTGTTGGCTGCTTACCACAAGGTTCAAATCAGATTGACCAGAGAActggaaaagaagttccCAGACAGACACGTTGTCTTCTTGGCCGAGAGAAGAATTATTCCAAAGCCAGCTAGAAACACAAGACAGAGTCAGAAGAGACCAAGATCTAGAACTTTGACTGCCGTTCatgagaagattcttgagGATATGGTTTTCCCAACTGAGATTATCGGCAAGAGAGTTAGATTCATGGTTGGCGGTAACAAGGTCGCTAAGGTCTTTTTGGATTCTAAGGACTCTTCCAACGTTGACTACAAGTTGGATACTTTCCAATCCATTTATCAAAAGTTGACTGGAAAGCAGGTTGTCTTTGAGATTCCTTCCAAAATATAA
- a CDS encoding uncharacterized protein (BUSCO:EOG09343WVT) gives MGNVFSRVLSRHREIRVLMLGLDNAGKTTILYKLKLGKTEETVPTVGFNVETIRYKRMVMNTWDVGGQERIRALWRHYFSGTDALIYVIDSADTKRFEGAKKELFKVVNDKELRGCLLAVLANKQDLEGAMKPKEIIERLELQSLDNHEWCVIPTVAVNGTGLTEMLSWLSSHLPRK, from the exons ATGGGTAACGTGTTTTCGAGAGTG TTATCTAGGCATAGGGAGATAAGAGTTTTAATGCTCGGCCTTGATAATGCCGGTAAGACGA CAATCCTATACAAGCTTAAACTAGGAAAGACAGAGGAGACGGTGCCGACGGTGGGCTTCAATGTGGAGACAATTAGATACAAACGTATGGTGATGAACACATGGGATGTGGGCggacaagaaagaatccGAGCATTGTGGAGACATTACTTTTCGGGAACGGATGCGTTGATCTATGTAATAGACTCAGCAGATACCAAGCGATTTGAAGGTGCCAAAAAAGAGTTGTTCAAAGTTGTCAACGACAAGGAATTGAGAGGCTGTCTATTGGCAGTGCTTGCCAACAAGCAGGACTTGGAGGGAGCCATGAAGCCTAAAGAGATTATAGAAAGGTTGGAGTTACAGTCGTTAGATAACCATGAATGGTGTGTTATACCTACTGTTGCCGTCAATGGAACTGGCTTGACGGAGATGTTGAGCTGGTTGTCCAGTCATTTACCCCGTAAGTGA
- the RKI1 gene encoding ribose-5-phosphate isomerase rki1 (BUSCO:EOG09343AW5), giving the protein MLITRTFMFSRLKTSLVGQYRFISVMPENLVKKAKKLCAYAAVDSNLDLSKHRIIGIGSGSTVVYVAERVGQLPNKDRLVCIPTGFQSKQLILANGLNLGSIEEYPEIDIDFDGADEIDSELNCIKGGGACLLLEKLVADCSKQFILVADDRKNTGILGKHWTQGVPIEVVPSAYTKISRQLTVLGGKPTVRPGAPAKAGPVITDNGNFIIDCDFGEIPSNKLQALNDKIVAMVGVVETGLFVHMAEKAYIGNSDGTVTIVGK; this is encoded by the coding sequence ATGCTCATCACTCGGACATTCATGTTTTCCAGACTGAAGACTAGTCTAGTCGGTCAATATCGATTTATTTCAGTGATGCCAGAGAACCTTGTTAAAAAAGCGAAAAAGCTCTGTGCTTATGCTGCTGTCGACTCTAATTTGGACCTTTCCAAGCATCGAATCATAGGTATAGGTTCAGGCTCTACAGTGGTATACGTTGCTGAACGTGTGGGCCAGCTTCCGAACAAGGACAGACTAGTTTGTATACCGACAGGTTTCCAGTCGAAGCAGTTAATATTGGCAAATGGACTCAATTTGGGCTCTATAGAGGAATACCCAGAGATTGACATCGATTTCGATGGTGCAGACGAGATCGACTCTGAACTAAACTGTATTAAAGGCGGAGGAGCATGTCTTTTACTAGAAAAGTTGGTTGCTGACTGTTCTAAACAGTTTATTCTTGTGGCGGATGATCGGAAAAATACCGGCATATTGGGCAAACATTGGACGCAGGGAGTCCCTATAGAGGTTGTTCCAAGCGCATATACGAAGATCTCAAGACAGTTAACGGTATTGGGAGGAAAGCCAACTGTCAGACCGGGTGCTCCAGCAAAAGCAGGACCTGTCATTACAGATAATGGCAATTTCATCATTGATTGTGACTTTGGTGAAATACCCTCTAATAAGTTACAGGCTCTAAACGATAAGATCGTCGCCATGGTTGGTGTAGTGGAAACGGGACTATTCGTTCACATGGCTGAAAAGGCATACATCGGTAATAGTGATGGTACCGTGACCATAGTTGGCAAATAA